CCTAGTAATAGTTGTAGTTGATTTAAGAGAGTCAATTGAGAAcctaaagaaagaaagaaatgtcTTAGATAAAAAGATTACCAATGTAGAACAAGAAAGAGATGAGCTTCTAGTGGTGGTAACGGATTTGAAGGAAACAATTGGGAAACCTAAAAAGGAGAGTAGGACTGAAAATTATCAAAAAGGACAGGAAGTTGCAAGCGAGgcacacattaagcttgaaagTGAGCTAAATTCAGTGAAGTTTAGTATGTGTGCTGAGCTTGAGAAAAACAAAGAACTTCAGGAAGAACTAGGTAGAGTGACGAGTGATCTTGAAAATCActcaagtggacctggtcctctgatTCTATCATTGCCATGTACACCAATAATGGGGGAAACAGATAGGGgattgggtttcaaaggaaaaaggttccctacaaccctcatagcaagtatGTTACTGTACCCGACAATTAGCTTTGCACTCACTGCGGTAACAATGGGCACCTTAAAGAAAACTGTAAGGCCAGATTTCTGTCATAGAAGAAAACAAATCCTTTGCTGAAAAATTAACTACTAATAGAGAACCTGGTCCCCCATTTAAAAAACGTATAATGCCTGGATGGACCAAAAGATCCCTGATTCACCCCTTTcctcattacaagggacccaaattagtttgggttcctaaagcTAAATCCTAATTTTTCTTATGCAGGGAACAGTAAAAAGAAGCAACCTACAATGGTAATGGacagtggctgctcaaagcacaTCACTGGAAGTACAAATAATTTTCTTTCACTTAAGGCCctacaaggagggagtgtatcctttggaaatggcaAAAAGGGATACATACTAGGAGTCAGAAGGATTGTGAAGTCTTTTTCTCACTCAATCAAAAATGTGTATTACGTGAACGGGTTGAAGTACAACTTGATAAGCATTTCCCAAATCTGGGACAAGGGAAACAAAGTGGAATTTGTGTCAAAAACCTGTACAATTACAAACCTAGTGACTAGTGAGGTGGTGCTAGTGGCAAAAAGATACAAGAATATCTATATAATTGATTTTGAGTCTCTGAAGAATGGTGATCTAAGCTGTCTAAGCACTGTTGATGATGATACTGAATTATGGCACATAAGGCTAGGTCATGCAAGCTTCACGTTGTTAAACAAATTAGTCAGGAAGGACCTGATTCGTGGTCTGCCAAAGTCAAGCTTCAAGGATCACAAAGTATGTGATGCATGTATAAAAGGGAAGCAAGTAAGATCCTCATTCAAGCCCAAAAAGGAAGTCAGCACCGCAAGGCCACTTGATCTCCTTCACatggatctatgtggacctatgagggtgcCAAGCAGAGGAGGAAAGAAGTACATCTTTGTGATAGTTGATGGCTATTCCAGATTCACCTGGACTTTATTCCTCAGGACCAAGGATAAAACCTTTGAAGTGTTTGTTGCTTTTGTCAAGAAGATTCAAGTGAAGATAGGTAATAAAGTAGCAtgcattaggtctgatcatgggaTGGAGGTTGACAAAGTCAAATTCGATGAGTTCTGCActgaaaatggcatcactcacaattTTTCAGCTCCAAGAACACCTCAATAAAATGGTGTTGTGGAGAGAAAGAATCgaactcttgaagacatggcaagaacaatgctaatTGATAGTGGGATCGCAAAGTATTTCTGGGCAGAAGCTGTCAATACTGCGTGCTACTTGGTAAACAAGTGCATGATCATGTACCTTTTGAACAAACTCCATATGAACTGCTAAATGGAAGGAAGCCTAAGTTGACACATCTAAGAACTTTTGGGTGTAAATGCTTTGTTCATAACAATGGAAAAGAAGCTcttggaaagtttgatgctaAAAGTGATGAAAGAATTTTTCTGGGATACTCATCTCCAAGCAAAGCTTACAAGGTATACAACAATAGGACTCAATGTGTCGAAGAAAGCATACGTGTGATCTTTTATGAAGCTCACCTCTCCTGTGAGAAGGACAGACATattgatcaagatggagagcCCTTACCTGTTTCAGGTGAAGTAATTGACATGGCAAATagaaaggcagatatgatgagcCATGTCAAGGAATCTAGTGAAGAATATGCAAATACATCTCCATCCATTGGAGAGGAACCTGGTCCCCCGATTACAACAACTGAAGATGAAAATAGAGTTGTTGATGCAGTCCAAGGAACACCACTTTGTGAAGTAAGAAGAGCTCAAGAACCCCAGTCAGATATACCTGGTTCCTCTACCAATGAGACTCAAGCACCAAATTAGAGGTTCAAAAGTTcacatcctcttgacaacataatcaCTCCTCTTGACTCAGGAGTTCAAACCAGATTCGaaagcaagaaactcacttgCCTTCTCCGACTTTCTTTCCCAAATAAAGCCCAAAAATATAAAAGAAGTGTTGAAAGATGTAGACTGGATCACAACCATTCAATAGGTGCTGCATCAATTTGAAAGGAACAAGGTATGACACATGGTTCCTCGACCTgcagatcgaaccattataggaactaGGTGGGTATTTAGGAACAAACTTGACGAGTTGGAAATACAACAAGAAACAAAGCAATGCTTgtggttcaaggctacaatcaggaagAAAGGATTGATTATGATGAAACATTCGCTCCCGTAGCTCGAATGGAAGCCATTAGAATTATGATTgcctttgcatctcatatggagttcacactgttccaaatagatgtcaaaagtgcatttctaaaTGGCTATCTGAAAGAAGATGTCTATGTCAAGTAGCCTCCTAGCTTTGAGTGTCACGAGCACCCTAATCGTGTGTTTAAACTGGATAAGGCATTGTACGGCTTAAAACAGGCTCCCAGGTCTTCGTATGAGAGGTTGTCAAAATTCCTTCTAGAAAATGGCTTTACAAGAGAGAAGGTTGAGAACACTCTTTTTCTAGAGAAACGAGGGAGGAACCTACTCATTGTTCAGGTCTGtgttgatgatattatttttGGAGCCACAGTTGACTCTCTCTgcgaagaatttgcaaaactcatggggaGTGAATTCAAGATGAGTATGATGGGAGAACTGAATTTCTTCATAGGACTTCAAGTGAAACAATCTAAGAAGGGAACATTGATAAGTCAGCAGAAGTACATTAAGGAGCTGCTGAAAATATTTGATATGAAAGCATCAAAAGTCATCGACACGCCATTGCCATAGCTACCCGTCTAGACATGGATGAACCTGGTTTCCCTATAAATCAAACCATTTATAGAGGGATCATAGGGTCGCTCTTGTATCTCACTGCAAGTATGCCATATATTGTTTTTATCGTGGGTATCTGTGCAAGGTTTCAATtcaatccaaaggaatctcatctgaagtCTACCAAGAGAATACTGAGATATCCCAAGGGAACGCAGGACCTGGTCCTCTATTATCCCTCACAAGACAGCTTTGATCTTATTAGGTATGCTGACGCTGATTATGCAGGATATCTGGTCGATAGGAAAAGCACGTCTGGAATGACACATTTCCTAGGTTCTTGCTTAATCACATGGGGTACAAGGAAGCAGAACTCTGTGGCACTTTCAACTGTAGAAGCTGAATATGTACCAGCTGCCTCTTGCTGTGCTCAACGTCTGTGGATCAAGCAATAATTGGAAGATTTTGGAGTACTCTCAGGCTGTG
This genomic stretch from Nicotiana sylvestris chromosome 9, ASM39365v2, whole genome shotgun sequence harbors:
- the LOC138878287 gene encoding secreted RxLR effector protein 161-like translates to MDEPGFPINQTIYRGIIGSLLYLTASMPYIVFIVGICARFQFNPKESHLKSTKRILRYPKGTQDLVLYYPSQDSFDLIRYADADYAGYLVDRKSTSGMTHFLGSCLITWGTRKQNSVALSTVEAEYVPAASCCAQRLWIKQ